The following are from one region of the Eubacterium sp. MSJ-33 genome:
- a CDS encoding LytR/AlgR family response regulator transcription factor gives MHLAIVDDNQTELQTLYDTILEYGRIHDAAISCDCYTSCAEFLATCSQISYSFVIFDIYLQDGTGIDMAAAFRQITPHTPIIFLTSSPEHRADAFRVHAFDYLEKPVTQDMISRLFDELSVTQEPDTDTQTFLLSIDRNTVPVLYSDIQYMTSASNYLMIHGHEVLRCRMPFREAESILTKDSRFLTINRGVLVNLDYVLQMQGTTCTMSDGTIFTIHRKNASAISQAYISHQFDRRTKALTKGGIA, from the coding sequence ATGCATCTGGCAATCGTTGATGATAATCAAACCGAATTACAGACACTTTATGACACGATATTAGAATATGGCCGTATCCACGATGCAGCCATCTCCTGTGACTGCTATACCTCCTGCGCCGAATTTCTTGCCACCTGCTCACAGATTTCCTATTCATTTGTAATTTTCGACATCTATCTGCAGGATGGAACCGGCATTGATATGGCTGCGGCATTTCGTCAGATAACTCCACACACACCAATCATCTTCCTGACAAGCAGCCCGGAACATCGCGCGGATGCCTTTCGTGTGCACGCCTTTGACTACCTTGAAAAACCGGTGACCCAAGACATGATTTCACGACTTTTTGATGAACTGTCTGTTACACAGGAACCCGATACGGACACACAGACATTCTTGCTTTCTATCGACCGCAACACCGTTCCGGTCTTATATTCCGATATCCAATATATGACATCCGCCTCTAACTACCTCATGATTCATGGACACGAGGTACTCCGTTGCCGTATGCCTTTTCGGGAAGCAGAATCAATTCTCACAAAAGATTCCCGTTTCCTGACGATCAATCGGGGTGTGTTGGTGAATCTGGATTATGTACTGCAAATGCAGGGCACTACTTGTACGATGTCGGATGGAACGATTTTTACAATTCACAGGAAGAATGCATCCGCTATCTCACAGGCATATATTTCACATCAATTTGATCGTCGCACAAAAGCTTTGACCAAAGGAGGGATTGCATGA
- the cbiD gene encoding cobalt-precorrin-5B (C(1))-methyltransferase CbiD, with amino-acid sequence MEEYVIKNQKKLRLGITTGTCSAAAAQAAAMQLLLDVESHTVTLRTPKGMTVSVPVYLLESDSRKASYKVVKDSGDDPDVTNGTDVCVTVEFVKQRVCEQKDGSQDRSCAFTSESFPYLTLDGGIGIGRVTKEGLEQAVGQAAINRVPRQMIFAAVGDVCEKANVCEPLHITVWMPEGETLAKRTFNSKLGIKGGLSVLGTSGILEPMSEQAIVATIETEIRQLHAVGEEKVLVTPGNYGQAYASEYLGLDLAKSVKSSNFIGDTIDLAISYGMKDFLLVGNIGKLVKLAAGIFNTHSKVADGRGEIFAVHAAMAGAGADVVQEIYNCINTDRMLDVVEREGLREAVMQSILAAIAKHVAGRVGDAMRVGVVVFSEKYGYLGQTKDAATVLEVFHRKLQM; translated from the coding sequence ATGGAAGAATATGTGATTAAAAATCAAAAAAAGCTCCGGCTGGGCATCACGACCGGAACGTGTAGTGCAGCGGCGGCACAGGCAGCGGCGATGCAGCTTTTGCTTGATGTAGAAAGCCATACGGTAACCTTGCGCACACCAAAGGGGATGACGGTTTCCGTTCCGGTGTATCTGCTTGAATCAGACAGCCGGAAGGCGAGCTATAAGGTAGTAAAGGATAGTGGTGATGATCCGGATGTGACGAATGGTACAGATGTGTGCGTGACAGTGGAGTTTGTGAAGCAGCGTGTGTGTGAGCAAAAAGATGGAAGCCAAGACAGGTCCTGTGCATTTACCAGCGAATCATTTCCGTATCTGACGCTGGATGGAGGAATCGGAATCGGGCGTGTCACGAAAGAAGGCTTGGAGCAGGCAGTCGGGCAGGCGGCAATTAATCGTGTGCCGCGGCAGATGATATTTGCGGCGGTTGGCGATGTATGCGAGAAAGCAAATGTTTGTGAGCCATTGCACATCACGGTATGGATGCCGGAAGGAGAGACTCTGGCGAAGCGTACATTTAACTCGAAGCTTGGTATCAAGGGTGGACTTTCGGTACTTGGAACAAGCGGAATCTTAGAGCCGATGAGCGAGCAGGCGATTGTGGCGACAATCGAGACAGAAATCCGACAGTTACATGCAGTTGGTGAAGAGAAAGTGTTAGTGACACCCGGAAACTACGGACAGGCATACGCTTCCGAATATCTAGGGCTGGATCTTGCAAAAAGTGTCAAGTCGAGCAATTTTATCGGCGATACGATCGACCTTGCAATCTCGTATGGCATGAAAGATTTCCTGTTGGTTGGAAATATCGGAAAACTGGTAAAACTGGCGGCAGGCATCTTTAACACACATTCTAAGGTGGCAGATGGACGAGGAGAAATCTTTGCGGTGCATGCGGCGATGGCAGGTGCAGGAGCGGATGTGGTACAGGAAATTTATAACTGTATCAATACTGACCGGATGTTGGATGTTGTGGAACGAGAAGGCTTGCGGGAAGCGGTAATGCAGAGTATCCTTGCTGCAATTGCGAAGCATGTCGCTGGCAGGGTCGGCGATGCGATGCGAGTTGGCGTCGTTGTATTTTCGGAGAAGTACGGATATCTGGGGCAGACCAAGGACGCAGCAACAGTGTTGGAAGTATTTCATAGGAAGCTGCAGATGTGA
- the cobM gene encoding precorrin-4 C(11)-methyltransferase, with protein MVHFVGAGPGACDLITVRGMNRIKEADVIIYAGSLVNPELLSYAKADCEIYNSAHMTLEDVVSVMREAEAAGKGTVRLHTGDPSVYGAIREQMDLLDECGIAYDVCPGVSAVFGAAASLACEYTLPDVTQTLILTRAEGKTPVPEKENLRSLAAHRASLVLYLSSGLARKVRQDLLLGGYAEDTPVAVVYKATWPEEKIIRTTLAKLPEDMEAARITKTALIIVSPALGSVYEKSRLYDAAFTTEYRGATEIAFPAGIRRVLLITCSVRGYATMQKMAKKLENIPGADIITKVKCEALPEVSMKGTVKACVDAYFEQVDAIVFVTASGIAVRSVAEHLAHKSKDPAIVCMDELGKHVISLVSGHAGGANALTQMLADVMWATPVITTATDVEGRFSVDDYARKHNLVVTDWAKAKAISAEVLAAGAEPVRVDEAKVLQEEEKNACENGIDVQRLQIGSHQVVITPQDVSVDAQTLQLIPRCIVAGVGCKKGTSVDKIEHAVQDAFAKAGLRMEALCAVASIDLKKNEVGLLEFCEIRKVPFKTYAAEELRAVPGIYSASEFVSGVTGVDNVCERSAVKYASEHATNLGEPLLGRQAKHGELLLRKQAHGGVTVALVYVCSE; from the coding sequence ATGGTACATTTCGTAGGAGCGGGACCCGGCGCGTGTGATCTGATTACCGTGCGGGGCATGAATCGAATCAAGGAAGCGGATGTGATCATCTATGCAGGTTCGCTTGTAAATCCGGAGTTGCTTTCGTATGCGAAGGCAGATTGCGAAATTTACAATAGCGCGCATATGACGCTTGAAGATGTCGTGTCTGTAATGCGGGAAGCAGAGGCGGCAGGCAAAGGAACAGTTCGTCTGCATACGGGTGATCCGTCAGTGTATGGTGCAATCCGCGAGCAGATGGATCTGTTGGATGAATGTGGAATCGCCTATGATGTGTGTCCGGGGGTGAGTGCGGTGTTCGGTGCCGCGGCGTCGCTGGCGTGTGAGTATACGCTGCCGGATGTGACGCAGACCTTGATTCTGACAAGAGCAGAAGGGAAAACCCCTGTCCCAGAGAAGGAAAATCTGCGAAGTCTGGCTGCACACCGAGCCAGTCTGGTGTTGTATCTGTCGTCCGGGCTTGCAAGAAAGGTGCGGCAGGATTTGCTGCTTGGTGGATATGCGGAGGACACGCCGGTTGCCGTTGTGTATAAGGCAACCTGGCCGGAAGAGAAGATTATCCGCACGACACTGGCTAAGCTTCCGGAAGATATGGAAGCCGCAAGGATTACAAAGACGGCACTCATTATCGTATCTCCGGCACTTGGAAGTGTCTATGAGAAATCCCGGCTTTATGACGCGGCATTTACAACAGAGTATCGCGGCGCAACGGAGATTGCATTTCCGGCAGGAATCCGCCGGGTACTGCTTATTACATGCAGTGTGCGCGGGTATGCGACGATGCAGAAGATGGCGAAGAAGCTGGAAAATATTCCCGGTGCAGATATTATTACGAAGGTAAAATGTGAGGCGCTTCCGGAGGTCTCAATGAAAGGGACAGTCAAGGCGTGTGTTGATGCGTATTTTGAGCAGGTGGATGCCATTGTGTTCGTGACAGCAAGCGGAATTGCGGTGCGGAGTGTGGCGGAGCATCTGGCACATAAATCCAAAGATCCGGCAATCGTATGCATGGATGAGTTGGGAAAGCATGTGATATCGCTGGTGAGTGGGCATGCGGGTGGCGCAAATGCGCTCACGCAGATGCTGGCGGATGTGATGTGGGCAACACCGGTTATCACGACGGCAACGGATGTGGAAGGCAGGTTCTCCGTTGATGATTATGCGCGGAAACATAATTTAGTAGTGACCGATTGGGCGAAGGCAAAGGCAATCAGCGCGGAGGTGCTGGCGGCCGGGGCGGAGCCTGTGCGGGTGGATGAAGCCAAGGTTTTGCAGGAAGAAGAGAAGAATGCATGCGAGAATGGAATAGATGTTCAAAGATTGCAGATAGGTTCGCATCAGGTTGTTATAACCCCACAAGATGTTTCCGTGGATGCGCAAACGTTACAGCTTATTCCACGTTGTATTGTAGCTGGAGTCGGTTGTAAGAAAGGGACATCGGTGGATAAAATTGAGCATGCGGTGCAGGATGCATTTGCGAAAGCAGGTTTGCGGATGGAAGCATTATGTGCGGTGGCAAGCATTGATTTGAAGAAGAATGAAGTTGGTTTGCTTGAATTCTGCGAGATACGGAAAGTGCCGTTTAAGACATACGCAGCAGAAGAATTGCGGGCGGTGCCGGGGATATATTCGGCATCGGAATTTGTGTCTGGTGTGACCGGCGTGGATAATGTCTGTGAGCGTAGTGCAGTGAAGTATGCAAGTGAGCATGCCACGAATCTGGGTGAGCCGTTACTAGGCAGGCAGGCAAAGCATGGAGAACTGTTGCTCCGTAAGCAAGCGCATGGGGGCGTGACGGTAGCACTGGTGTATGTGTGTAGCGAGTAA
- the cobJ gene encoding precorrin-3B C(17)-methyltransferase produces the protein MSVESKKELYIVGLGPGARQKMTQEAIDVVEACEVIAGYKVYIELLKPYYPDKEYLVNGMRQEVERCRLALETAAGGKKTALVCSGDAGVYGMAGITLELAAEFPEVDVHVIPGVTAALSGAALLGAPLGHDFAVISLSDLLTPWELIEHRLAAAAEGDFAICLYNPSSHKRHDYLQKACQILLQKKTGETICGIARNIGRDGEEQQILTLNELAETQVDMFTTVFVGNSRTRKVGDAMVTPRGYRRDNE, from the coding sequence ATGAGCGTAGAGAGTAAGAAAGAATTATATATTGTCGGGCTCGGCCCCGGCGCTAGGCAGAAGATGACGCAGGAAGCAATTGACGTCGTGGAAGCATGCGAAGTGATTGCGGGATACAAGGTATACATAGAACTTCTGAAACCGTATTATCCAGACAAGGAATATCTGGTGAATGGTATGAGGCAGGAAGTAGAAAGATGCCGGTTGGCGCTGGAAACCGCAGCGGGTGGGAAGAAGACAGCGCTTGTGTGCAGTGGTGATGCAGGCGTGTATGGCATGGCAGGAATCACGCTGGAGCTGGCAGCAGAATTTCCGGAGGTGGATGTACATGTGATCCCCGGCGTGACAGCAGCATTGTCTGGTGCGGCGTTGCTTGGGGCACCGCTCGGACATGATTTTGCAGTAATTAGTCTGAGTGATCTGCTGACACCGTGGGAGCTGATCGAGCATCGTCTTGCGGCAGCGGCTGAGGGAGATTTCGCAATCTGTCTGTACAATCCTTCCAGTCACAAACGGCATGATTACTTGCAGAAAGCATGTCAGATTCTGCTACAGAAAAAAACCGGGGAGACAATCTGTGGAATCGCACGGAATATCGGGCGAGATGGAGAAGAACAGCAAATCCTGACATTGAATGAGCTGGCAGAAACGCAGGTTGATATGTTCACGACAGTATTTGTCGGTAATTCCCGGACACGAAAAGTCGGTGATGCGATGGTGACACCACGCGGATATAGAAGAGATAACGAATGA
- a CDS encoding precorrin-6A/cobalt-precorrin-6A reductase — protein MKVVIFGGTTEGRQLAGYLIQLNKQQKMQKIQVHVCVASEYGAQVLPEDDALKVHVGRLEQADMQEFLQEVQADICVDATHPYAVIVTQNIYQACKVVGVPYVRVRREMQEEPENTDPVMQEEPGNTDPAMQEEPGNTDPAMQEEPGNTDPAMRMSGAYIGGADGKRYTDETSNSIYVKDTQAAVDYLKGVTGNILITTGSKELHLYTQIPDYESRCTARVLPTRSVVEACTELGFTGKHLICMQGPFDLEMNLATLRYADADFLVTKASGKNGGYDEKCEAALAMGVHLVVIGCPKEQVEPVMSLVQAEVFLRDNIEM, from the coding sequence ATGAAAGTAGTCATATTTGGTGGTACAACGGAGGGGCGGCAGCTCGCCGGGTATCTGATACAATTAAACAAGCAGCAAAAAATGCAAAAAATACAAGTCCATGTCTGCGTAGCATCGGAGTATGGTGCACAGGTGCTGCCGGAGGATGACGCACTCAAAGTGCATGTCGGACGGCTGGAGCAGGCAGATATGCAGGAATTTCTGCAGGAAGTACAGGCAGATATCTGTGTGGATGCGACACATCCGTATGCAGTGATTGTGACACAGAATATCTATCAGGCTTGTAAGGTGGTGGGCGTCCCATATGTCCGCGTGCGGCGGGAAATGCAGGAAGAACCGGAGAATACAGATCCAGTCATGCAGGAAGAACCAGGGAATACAGATCCGGCCATGCAGGAAGAACCGGGGAATACAGATCCGGCCATGCAGGAAGAACCGGGGAATACAGATCCGGCTATGCGGATGAGCGGCGCATATATCGGAGGCGCAGACGGGAAACGGTATACCGATGAAACATCGAACAGCATTTATGTCAAAGATACACAGGCGGCGGTAGACTATCTAAAGGGTGTGACAGGAAATATTCTGATCACAACAGGCAGTAAGGAGCTTCATTTGTATACGCAGATCCCGGACTATGAATCACGCTGTACGGCGCGTGTGCTTCCGACCCGGTCGGTGGTAGAGGCATGTACGGAGCTGGGATTTACCGGGAAACATCTCATTTGCATGCAGGGACCATTTGATCTGGAGATGAATCTGGCAACCTTGCGTTATGCAGATGCGGATTTTCTGGTGACAAAGGCAAGCGGGAAGAATGGCGGTTACGATGAAAAATGTGAGGCTGCGCTTGCTATGGGCGTGCATCTGGTTGTGATCGGGTGTCCGAAGGAACAGGTAGAACCGGTGATGTCTCTTGTACAGGCAGAGGTATTTCTGCGGGACAATATAGAAATGTAA